Proteins from a genomic interval of Flammeovirgaceae bacterium SG7u.111:
- a CDS encoding LamG-like jellyroll fold domain-containing protein: MGKYYFPLATHLFKIFFFLVSFLATTLVFGQNYPGVNNPSDGDHDFHSAWNQNFNKTDFTFDMRVMILDEDDGGCGADDWIDYLHYSYEANGVTKYNFLSIANFRTASYPNYLARDVDGCGDNTHDYNYHPRNNNAADGKIIHGSSYAEGDDDYVAQFRFAFPPKLIGKTITISVSGSGDGMGVPNSSKDYTIPLLPTPENFSSTPGCGKVDLSWDEPTDMKGYPGDYQYVIYENGVAIKTLAAGMTSYTRTTASNRLYKITLRYIKNGITYESASRSVQGEVIATLGAPAGLEATQDLCDGSSKLTWEWAASNPKEFWLYRSTSEGGTYTKIATIAGEKRSYVNTGLTRGSTYYYKMSAVSTECNVEGNVSDFVSGISPADPTAATNFKMVLIKTGTPGVQLTWSGGSHVMSYKIVRRGINGGEETFEIDDPSTTSYLDQDAESCQTYSYEILSVNNCKEISGGKAVLTTDPTENRMNITDVDVSKVLSKNGINASKGYFGDRVLLEWTAGENASFINRYKIYRRKLGSDVVPQLMITTQSDVRTWTDNTTEARQIYEYFIVGENECGIDQQITFDISSVDGKDYDNLGLPANGIAHTVGFRLPFGVVNGNIVYEGGIAVPDVKVIAERQEGVSGNALSFDGTNDYVQIAGNNFPDLNKELTVSVWVKPNTIGTEQVILSRENQYEIKLTTTGEVVVSVYKSGTIKSVTSQNPVVAGNYTSITLTHGTDDSLKVYLNGVLDKAQVITTGNLDNDSTKDIFLGRRYNSSAYLNGYLDEVRIYNRTLDSLDVLRDYGRLVNPNETGLQGYWRFDEGIGPFVFDGSEEGGSFHGRDGEINGASWSEEIPTGQQLATASYTDDAGNYSITGIIYEGNGNNFNITPTMTMGGAIHAFEPGQRSVFLGEGSSVENGVDFKDISSFRVTGNVYFTHLSKNGEEEVGSKGINIFIDGEIAAVKDGKLIETDPYGAFDIQVPIGHHYLEFRKLTHTIQNAGRYPIDKPTKDFQAPVTGIVMLDSTKKVLIGRAVGGPVERDKVLGFGKSVNNVGQIKFTLESANDGGLVSEVITTNNTTGEFKMELPPKEYKVKDVKYTKDNSFVFQDAGGAPLPEENLDMSSLTFDNHEVDSVYSNEPDTIVYVNAQGLVAIDTSGVTGLSLLEKIRQEAKIQFNETTQQNDTVYANVTDSLIVKYATKDVLSSVDSITYHFKRDFILRNKPIIIVTDEFGKDFKTHGGDASLKLKDKSGTTFTADLSGLSYKVFQQGKDYKMRIFLYEIYTNVDDGKGYKVPVTDAEISVNNGMGRGFYTVVRGNSEQAFPYSNGGVDKFKITDGDTLYNFKAGEPNLLADASNPAKSYLKSITIQAKAGSNIIEWPAPGAGGQPNPFYAYVLGGLQVGNNFVTQGPEFVDFILRDPPMDGSYSYLSKGSSFSSVEKTSHDFDGSLGLTLSAQSGAKLLKGVGVITESKALVTQSGTLGVNTGGGLGEENVYTYEATTSFQTRDDGSLVGAPSDLFVGTSKNLLFGVIKNLAFIDAADCGLSTVECPVDITVTATDGNGNFKTLKLARFKELSFGRGGIATTFVYDQNHIENYLLPNLKALRDNLLQNNNKYVNKVTAASFPGKSEDWLAERIGSNNDNNIWGVEIQPNQLSPTNPDGSTYSNDGKSYTFTPTRKGEIDSVRWFNQQIDTWVNTLARNEVEKWLAIEGFESKQSNISISAQSQYSYEYSAEWDDTNFEEFSIGPFGEIGTETDINESGSGIAIDYNVAFSYTNTSSSSETDGQNFTVGYVINDDDVGDYQTINIYGNDQDTENLGEDAYRSTPIFETLAGQTSCPHEDEIVLRFTTSLYVGTQILNNQVLSNQLDASITYLTTTIALRKGETQYPADASQILDEVKDAKQRSILSLQKQKKKLEASKKRVDRKITLLTQLKSSIDGNKKEVVSNRTQQRDKPGITINGTSKSSIAYNIPADQSAGFFLNFNNDSETDDSQYYILEVVESTNPNGLVLRVDGQEINANREFFVPGGQSITKTLVVERGPYEFDYDSVKLILRSACQHDLTDNDANIEDEIYVSAFFLPSCSEPSIFQPQNNWTVNTSLVDSTDTTSVLYQVGGFNINYPNFQGVELQYKSSGDSDAEWILLATYYRDSLARAELGGKITDPLIDKDGDGTIKHIWKQAGSKTLNGGYVWTVPDGLYDLRATTLCGALGDITRVNSDIFSGIIDRETPHAFGAPQPSDGVLSAGDEIMIQFNEPINAGLLRPANFDIRGVLNGTDIRHPASIYFDGTANSYMEIPEGLTLTRRPFTIEFYIKRARNGQEEVVLSQGFEKDKGFFIGFDATDSLEVQLVDAKIKGTTKITDDGKWHHIAFTYDIAKNTASIHIDGILSGTNNSFNADYLGTGKITIGKSHFSGGQTLPFNGNVHEVRIWKKALGTSDINIYAGKRMSGNESGLSGNWRMEEAYGSIAEDLVKSRHATVNATWQVEPNGNSVEFNGVNGYLKGKSPVIDNDMDFTIEFWFNASGATNQTLFSNGLGDTTRNVGGDLLDANKNGWSINANASGEIEVWNYGQKFKVSDTNYFDGKWHHFALIVKRRTNTTCYVDGIQQNSVGSKDFFGLGGSALWLGARGWVDQTGATNVEQYFNGRLDEVRVWQSARPLDQLQRDMHFMLSGDEPGLLLYHPFNSYSEVAGIQELNATYISTSVLGSTTMVDTLSISGGTQHSSVTPTVKIPRPVQKVNFNYSANNDKIILTTTDPDSLLENVILDITVKNVEDMNANVMASPVTWSAYIDRNQVVWDDEDLHFKIAQGTSFTFEARIRNTGGKFANYELKNLPPWLSAQPSSGVLSPVSSQLITFTVNENVNIGTYSEDLQLVTEFGFEEILLLDLQVYKPLPDDWNITPTDFQYNMNIIAQVQINGEVSRDPDDVIGAFVNGECRGMAQLQYISAFDNYQAYISVYSNRSGGEAIKFRVWNASDGQVHRDLTPNYTFNNNAFIGSPATPEMLIANDVVEHTVEIPKGWKWVSFHLQSTEMQETDKLLKDLNAADKDVIRSVDKYDQFAPSMGWFGKITQDGGLKNGQGYKLFLSNQDQLTYKGKLLKGDEVSINILENWNWIGYIGFKAMAVNEAMSGFTNATSGDLLKSQFAVAIYVDETVGWIGSLTHLHPGEGYMFKAANAGSFKYPNVSVAAGQRVAATYSPSGVDARGMVTDSPWKLNPYKYNSNMSAIIEVADVQDQYSRIAAIVDGECRGIAYPVLNPVTERLTYFMNINGETSNEDISFQFMDGESRQIYAAKESIKYGNETITGTIDKPFVLSIDYHANLSDLEKASVSMIGYPNPFGEELLLEFDQLNTENMTISIADVLGNIVFVESVPVNSIMHTHKINTKMLLEGVYLVRAIMDDGATIVIKVAKSK; the protein is encoded by the coding sequence ATGGGCAAATACTACTTTCCTCTAGCTACACATCTATTTAAAATTTTCTTTTTTCTTGTCTCATTCCTTGCCACCACTCTAGTTTTTGGTCAAAACTATCCAGGTGTAAACAACCCTTCTGATGGAGACCATGATTTTCATTCTGCGTGGAATCAGAATTTCAACAAAACTGATTTTACGTTTGACATGCGTGTCATGATTTTGGATGAGGACGATGGAGGTTGTGGTGCAGATGATTGGATAGATTATTTACATTATTCCTATGAGGCAAATGGGGTTACTAAATATAACTTTTTGTCAATTGCAAACTTTCGTACTGCCTCTTATCCCAACTATTTGGCAAGGGACGTTGATGGTTGTGGTGATAATACACATGACTATAACTATCACCCAAGGAACAATAATGCGGCTGATGGTAAAATCATCCATGGCTCAAGCTATGCTGAAGGTGATGATGACTATGTAGCACAGTTCAGATTTGCTTTCCCGCCAAAGCTTATAGGAAAAACCATCACTATTTCAGTTTCTGGTTCTGGTGATGGAATGGGAGTCCCTAATAGTTCAAAAGATTATACTATTCCCTTACTTCCTACACCTGAGAACTTTTCTTCAACACCGGGATGTGGAAAAGTAGACCTAAGCTGGGATGAACCTACAGATATGAAAGGTTACCCTGGGGATTATCAATATGTTATTTATGAGAATGGTGTTGCTATCAAGACACTTGCTGCTGGAATGACAAGTTATACTAGAACCACGGCTTCCAATAGGCTCTATAAGATTACACTTAGGTATATAAAGAATGGAATTACCTATGAAAGTGCTTCAAGAAGTGTACAAGGTGAGGTAATCGCTACTTTAGGAGCTCCTGCGGGTTTGGAGGCCACTCAGGATTTATGCGATGGATCTTCAAAACTTACGTGGGAATGGGCAGCGTCCAATCCTAAAGAATTTTGGTTGTACAGAAGTACGAGCGAAGGAGGTACTTACACAAAAATAGCTACGATAGCAGGGGAGAAAAGAAGTTATGTAAACACTGGCTTGACGAGGGGCTCAACGTATTACTATAAAATGTCGGCCGTGAGTACCGAGTGTAATGTAGAAGGTAATGTCTCTGATTTTGTGAGTGGGATATCCCCTGCCGATCCAACTGCCGCAACCAACTTTAAAATGGTGTTGATTAAGACAGGTACACCAGGTGTTCAGCTCACGTGGTCTGGGGGAAGCCATGTGATGTCCTACAAAATTGTGCGTAGAGGTATAAATGGAGGAGAGGAAACTTTTGAGATAGATGACCCTTCCACTACTTCCTATTTGGACCAAGATGCCGAATCTTGTCAGACGTATTCTTACGAAATCCTTTCAGTAAATAATTGTAAGGAAATTTCAGGTGGCAAAGCAGTATTGACTACGGATCCTACCGAAAACCGAATGAATATCACCGATGTAGATGTAAGTAAAGTTTTATCTAAAAATGGGATAAATGCGTCGAAAGGATATTTTGGAGATCGGGTATTATTGGAATGGACAGCAGGAGAAAATGCCAGTTTTATCAATCGATATAAAATATACAGAAGAAAACTTGGGAGTGACGTAGTTCCACAACTTATGATCACCACGCAATCGGACGTACGAACTTGGACAGATAATACTACCGAAGCTCGCCAGATTTATGAGTATTTCATTGTTGGAGAAAATGAATGTGGGATTGATCAGCAAATTACCTTTGACATAAGTAGTGTAGACGGAAAAGATTACGACAATTTAGGATTGCCAGCGAATGGGATCGCCCATACTGTTGGCTTCAGGCTTCCTTTTGGTGTAGTAAATGGAAATATTGTCTATGAAGGAGGGATTGCAGTACCTGATGTAAAGGTAATTGCCGAAAGACAAGAAGGTGTTTCGGGTAATGCATTAAGCTTTGACGGGACCAATGATTATGTACAGATAGCTGGAAATAATTTTCCTGATTTAAACAAGGAATTGACTGTTTCTGTATGGGTAAAGCCAAATACTATTGGCACAGAGCAGGTCATTCTATCTAGAGAAAATCAATATGAAATTAAGTTAACCACTACTGGTGAAGTAGTGGTTTCAGTATATAAAAGTGGGACTATAAAAAGTGTTACCTCGCAAAACCCTGTCGTTGCAGGAAATTATACCAGTATCACTCTAACCCATGGCACTGATGACAGTTTAAAGGTTTACTTGAATGGTGTATTAGATAAAGCACAGGTTATAACCACTGGTAATCTAGACAACGACTCAACGAAAGATATTTTCTTGGGCAGACGATACAATAGCTCAGCGTATTTAAATGGATATCTTGACGAGGTGCGTATTTACAACCGTACGCTGGATTCATTAGATGTGCTAAGGGATTACGGTAGGTTGGTAAATCCGAATGAAACTGGGCTGCAAGGTTATTGGCGTTTTGACGAAGGGATTGGTCCTTTTGTATTTGATGGCTCAGAAGAAGGCGGAAGCTTTCACGGAAGAGACGGGGAAATAAACGGAGCTAGCTGGAGTGAAGAAATACCGACAGGTCAACAGCTGGCAACTGCAAGCTATACGGATGATGCGGGTAATTACTCTATTACAGGTATTATTTACGAAGGCAATGGCAATAATTTTAACATTACCCCTACCATGACGATGGGAGGTGCGATTCATGCTTTTGAGCCAGGCCAGAGATCAGTGTTTTTAGGAGAAGGAAGCAGTGTAGAAAATGGAGTGGATTTCAAAGATATATCCTCTTTTAGGGTAACTGGAAATGTGTACTTTACCCACCTGAGTAAAAATGGGGAAGAAGAAGTAGGTTCAAAAGGCATCAATATTTTCATAGACGGGGAAATAGCAGCAGTAAAGGATGGAAAGCTCATAGAAACAGATCCTTATGGGGCTTTTGATATTCAAGTACCTATTGGGCATCATTACTTGGAGTTTAGGAAACTGACTCATACTATACAAAATGCTGGGCGATATCCTATTGATAAGCCTACCAAAGATTTCCAAGCCCCGGTTACTGGTATCGTCATGCTGGACAGTACCAAAAAGGTGTTGATAGGAAGAGCAGTAGGTGGACCGGTTGAAAGAGATAAAGTATTGGGATTTGGTAAAAGTGTGAATAATGTAGGTCAGATAAAATTCACTCTTGAGTCTGCTAATGATGGCGGATTGGTATCTGAAGTAATCACTACTAACAATACTACTGGTGAGTTCAAAATGGAGCTTCCCCCTAAGGAATATAAGGTAAAGGACGTAAAGTACACAAAAGATAACAGTTTTGTATTTCAAGATGCTGGAGGCGCTCCACTTCCTGAGGAAAACCTTGATATGTCATCGCTTACATTTGACAATCATGAAGTTGACAGTGTATATTCGAATGAACCAGATACCATTGTTTATGTGAATGCACAAGGGTTGGTTGCTATTGATACAAGTGGGGTAACTGGATTGAGCTTGTTGGAAAAAATTCGGCAGGAGGCTAAAATACAGTTCAATGAAACTACCCAGCAAAATGATACGGTTTACGCAAATGTCACGGATTCTTTGATTGTAAAATATGCTACCAAAGATGTGTTGAGTAGCGTTGATTCTATCACTTATCATTTCAAACGAGATTTCATTCTCAGAAATAAACCCATCATTATCGTTACAGATGAATTTGGGAAAGACTTCAAAACACACGGTGGCGATGCATCTCTAAAGCTTAAGGACAAAAGCGGCACAACCTTTACCGCCGATTTAAGTGGGCTTTCGTACAAAGTCTTTCAACAGGGAAAAGATTACAAAATGAGGATTTTCCTATATGAAATTTACACGAATGTAGATGATGGAAAAGGCTACAAAGTGCCTGTGACCGATGCCGAAATATCGGTGAATAATGGTATGGGAAGAGGGTTCTATACTGTGGTTAGAGGAAATAGTGAGCAGGCTTTTCCATATTCCAATGGAGGAGTCGATAAGTTTAAGATTACAGATGGAGACACCTTATATAATTTCAAAGCAGGTGAGCCTAACTTGTTGGCAGATGCGAGCAATCCGGCAAAAAGTTACTTGAAATCGATAACTATTCAGGCTAAAGCAGGAAGTAATATCATTGAATGGCCCGCTCCAGGTGCTGGAGGACAACCTAACCCATTTTATGCCTATGTGTTAGGAGGTTTGCAAGTTGGCAATAACTTTGTTACTCAAGGGCCCGAGTTTGTAGACTTCATCTTGAGAGACCCTCCAATGGATGGTAGTTATAGTTACTTATCAAAAGGGTCTTCATTTTCTAGTGTTGAAAAGACTTCTCATGACTTTGATGGATCTCTAGGTTTAACACTTTCGGCTCAATCAGGAGCTAAGTTATTAAAAGGCGTCGGAGTAATTACCGAGTCAAAGGCTTTGGTCACACAATCGGGAACATTAGGGGTGAATACCGGCGGAGGTTTAGGTGAAGAAAATGTTTATACCTATGAAGCAACAACCTCCTTCCAAACTAGAGATGATGGATCTTTAGTAGGCGCACCTAGTGATCTGTTTGTGGGTACTTCCAAGAATTTGTTGTTTGGTGTCATTAAAAACCTTGCTTTTATTGATGCTGCTGACTGTGGGCTTTCTACAGTGGAGTGTCCTGTTGATATCACTGTTACAGCGACTGACGGAAATGGTAATTTTAAAACATTGAAGTTAGCCAGGTTTAAAGAACTGTCTTTCGGTAGAGGAGGAATAGCTACTACGTTTGTTTATGACCAAAACCATATTGAAAACTACCTTCTTCCTAACCTCAAAGCACTGAGAGATAATCTTTTACAAAACAATAATAAATATGTAAATAAAGTAACTGCAGCTAGTTTTCCTGGAAAAAGTGAAGATTGGTTAGCAGAAAGAATTGGTTCAAATAATGATAATAATATTTGGGGAGTAGAAATACAACCCAATCAATTATCGCCTACCAACCCTGATGGTTCTACTTATAGTAATGATGGGAAGAGTTATACATTTACTCCCACAAGAAAGGGTGAGATCGATTCTGTGAGATGGTTCAACCAACAGATTGACACTTGGGTAAATACCTTGGCTAGAAACGAGGTGGAAAAATGGCTGGCAATAGAAGGGTTCGAGTCAAAACAGTCTAATATCAGTATAAGCGCACAAAGTCAATATAGTTACGAGTATAGTGCAGAATGGGACGATACAAATTTTGAAGAGTTTTCTATCGGACCTTTTGGTGAAATTGGTACGGAAACAGATATAAACGAATCGGGTAGTGGAATTGCTATTGACTATAATGTTGCTTTTTCTTATACCAATACATCTTCATCCTCAGAAACCGATGGCCAAAACTTTACGGTTGGTTATGTAATTAATGATGATGATGTAGGTGACTACCAAACTATCAATATTTATGGTAATGACCAAGACACCGAAAATTTGGGAGAAGATGCTTATAGGAGTACTCCGATATTTGAAACATTAGCGGGTCAAACATCTTGCCCTCACGAAGATGAAATAGTACTTCGTTTTACTACCTCTTTATACGTAGGCACCCAGATTTTAAATAATCAAGTACTTAGCAACCAACTGGACGCATCAATTACTTATCTAACTACCACAATTGCACTGAGAAAAGGGGAAACTCAATATCCAGCGGATGCTAGTCAAATACTGGACGAAGTAAAAGATGCTAAACAGCGAAGTATTCTTAGTTTGCAAAAACAAAAGAAAAAGCTAGAGGCGAGCAAAAAACGGGTAGATCGAAAAATCACTTTGCTAACCCAGCTAAAAAGCTCAATTGATGGCAATAAAAAAGAAGTGGTTAGTAACCGCACTCAACAAAGAGATAAGCCAGGAATTACCATCAATGGCACTTCTAAGTCTTCAATAGCCTACAATATTCCTGCTGATCAGTCTGCTGGTTTCTTTCTTAACTTCAATAATGATAGTGAGACTGATGACAGCCAGTATTACATATTGGAAGTAGTAGAATCTACCAATCCAAATGGGTTGGTGCTGCGGGTAGATGGTCAAGAAATCAATGCTAACCGAGAGTTTTTTGTACCAGGAGGGCAATCAATCACTAAAACGCTAGTGGTAGAAAGAGGTCCTTATGAGTTTGATTATGATAGTGTTAAATTGATCCTTCGTTCAGCATGTCAGCATGATTTAACCGACAATGATGCTAACATTGAGGATGAAATTTATGTTTCGGCATTTTTCCTCCCAAGTTGCTCAGAGCCATCTATATTCCAACCGCAAAATAATTGGACGGTAAATACTAGCTTGGTCGATAGTACTGATACTACTAGTGTGCTTTATCAGGTAGGAGGTTTTAATATCAACTATCCAAATTTCCAGGGAGTGGAGTTACAATACAAATCTTCGGGCGATAGTGACGCGGAATGGATATTATTGGCAACATATTATAGAGACTCTTTAGCAAGAGCAGAACTAGGAGGGAAAATCACTGATCCTCTTATAGATAAAGACGGAGACGGTACAATTAAGCATATTTGGAAACAAGCTGGTTCTAAAACCCTGAATGGTGGTTATGTTTGGACTGTACCCGACGGACTTTACGATTTGCGTGCTACTACGCTTTGTGGCGCTTTGGGAGATATTACTAGAGTCAACTCCGATATTTTCTCTGGGATTATCGATAGAGAGACGCCACATGCATTTGGTGCACCTCAACCTTCTGACGGAGTGTTGTCAGCAGGAGACGAAATCATGATCCAATTCAATGAACCTATCAACGCCGGATTATTGCGACCTGCCAATTTTGATATACGAGGTGTATTGAACGGAACGGATATTCGTCACCCGGCAAGTATCTACTTTGACGGCACAGCAAATAGTTATATGGAAATACCTGAAGGCTTGACGCTTACTAGAAGGCCATTTACTATTGAGTTCTACATAAAGAGGGCTAGAAATGGACAAGAAGAAGTGGTACTTTCCCAAGGGTTTGAGAAGGATAAAGGCTTTTTTATAGGCTTTGATGCAACGGATTCATTGGAAGTTCAACTAGTAGATGCTAAAATAAAAGGAACTACCAAAATCACAGATGATGGAAAGTGGCACCATATAGCATTTACATATGACATTGCCAAAAACACCGCAAGCATACATATTGATGGTATTTTGAGTGGCACCAATAATAGTTTCAACGCCGATTACTTGGGTACTGGAAAAATCACGATTGGTAAAAGCCATTTTAGCGGTGGACAGACATTGCCTTTCAATGGAAATGTGCATGAAGTACGCATTTGGAAAAAAGCCTTAGGAACCTCTGATATCAATATTTACGCAGGCAAAAGGATGAGCGGAAACGAGTCTGGCTTAAGCGGCAACTGGCGAATGGAAGAAGCTTATGGAAGCATTGCAGAAGATTTGGTAAAAAGTAGGCACGCGACTGTGAATGCTACATGGCAAGTAGAGCCAAATGGCAATTCGGTAGAATTTAATGGAGTGAATGGTTACCTCAAAGGCAAAAGTCCTGTGATTGACAATGATATGGATTTTACCATTGAATTCTGGTTCAATGCAAGTGGAGCTACCAACCAAACGCTTTTCTCAAATGGATTGGGAGATACAACTCGAAATGTGGGTGGTGACTTATTAGATGCGAATAAAAATGGATGGTCGATTAATGCCAATGCCTCTGGTGAAATTGAGGTTTGGAATTATGGGCAAAAGTTTAAGGTTTCTGATACGAATTATTTTGACGGGAAATGGCACCACTTTGCCCTGATAGTGAAGAGAAGAACAAATACGACCTGTTATGTTGATGGCATTCAGCAAAACTCAGTGGGCAGTAAAGATTTCTTCGGGCTCGGAGGCTCTGCTTTGTGGCTTGGCGCAAGGGGCTGGGTTGATCAAACAGGAGCTACAAATGTGGAGCAGTATTTCAATGGACGTTTAGATGAAGTGAGGGTTTGGCAATCTGCTAGACCTCTGGATCAGCTACAAAGAGACATGCATTTTATGCTTTCTGGTGATGAGCCCGGGCTTTTACTCTACCATCCTTTTAACAGCTACAGTGAAGTTGCAGGAATTCAAGAACTGAATGCTACATACATTAGTACTTCAGTTTTAGGAAGTACAACCATGGTCGATACGCTTTCTATCAGTGGTGGCACTCAACATTCTAGCGTCACGCCAACGGTTAAAATTCCAAGACCTGTACAAAAGGTGAATTTCAATTACTCTGCGAATAATGACAAAATCATTTTAACCACTACTGATCCTGATAGCTTATTAGAGAATGTCATTTTAGATATCACGGTTAAAAATGTAGAAGACATGAATGCCAATGTAATGGCTTCACCAGTAACGTGGTCTGCTTACATTGATAGGAATCAAGTAGTTTGGGATGATGAAGACCTTCACTTCAAAATTGCACAGGGAACTAGCTTTACATTTGAGGCTAGAATAAGAAACACAGGAGGGAAATTTGCCAATTACGAGTTAAAAAACCTGCCTCCATGGTTATCTGCACAACCTTCAAGTGGAGTATTGTCACCTGTTTCAAGTCAATTAATCACGTTTACTGTAAACGAAAATGTGAATATTGGGACATACAGCGAAGATTTACAATTGGTTACCGAATTTGGGTTTGAGGAAATATTGTTGCTTGACTTGCAAGTGTATAAACCTCTTCCAGATGATTGGAACATAACCCCGACTGATTTCCAGTACAATATGAACATCATTGCCCAAGTGCAAATTAATGGGGAAGTTTCGAGGGATCCTGACGATGTCATCGGCGCATTCGTAAATGGAGAATGTAGAGGAATGGCACAATTACAATATATTTCCGCTTTTGATAATTACCAGGCTTATATCAGTGTGTACAGTAATAGATCGGGAGGAGAGGCGATCAAGTTTAGGGTATGGAATGCCAGTGATGGACAAGTACATAGGGATCTGACACCTAATTACACGTTCAACAATAATGCATTCATTGGATCGCCTGCAACTCCTGAAATGTTAATCGCCAACGATGTAGTTGAGCATACTGTTGAAATTCCTAAGGGGTGGAAATGGGTTTCGTTTCACCTACAATCAACTGAGATGCAAGAGACTGATAAACTCTTGAAGGACCTAAATGCAGCTGATAAAGATGTTATCAGGTCAGTTGATAAATACGACCAATTTGCTCCAAGTATGGGTTGGTTTGGTAAAATCACACAAGATGGAGGGTTGAAAAATGGGCAAGGTTATAAACTGTTTTTGAGCAATCAAGACCAATTGACCTACAAAGGGAAGTTACTTAAAGGAGATGAGGTAAGTATAAATATACTAGAAAATTGGAATTGGATAGGTTATATCGGGTTCAAGGCGATGGCTGTAAATGAGGCAATGAGCGGCTTCACTAATGCAACAAGTGGCGATTTATTAAAAAGCCAATTTGCAGTAGCGATATATGTAGATGAAACAGTCGGCTGGATTGGTAGCTTAACCCATTTACACCCAGGTGAAGGCTACATGTTCAAAGCTGCAAATGCTGGGTCATTTAAGTATCCTAATGTAAGTGTGGCAGCAGGTCAGCGAGTGGCAGCTACTTATTCACCAAGTGGCGTCGATGCTAGAGGAATGGTCACGGATAGTCCATGGAAGCTCAACCCTTATAAATACAATTCAAATATGTCTGCGATTATAGAAGTTGCCGATGTACAAGATCAGTATAGTAGGATTGCTGCAATAGTTGATGGAGAGTGCAGAGGAATTGCTTATCCAGTACTGAACCCTGTCACTGAACGATTAACATACTTCATGAATATTAATGGAGAAACTAGCAATGAAGATATCTCTTTCCAGTTTATGGATGGGGAGAGTCGACAAATTTACGCTGCTAAAGAATCCATAAAATATGGAAATGAGACGATCACAGGAACAATCGATAAGCCATTCGTCCTATCTATAGATTACCATGCTAATCTATCCGATTTAGAAAAAGCATCAGTATCGATGATTGGATATCCAAACCCATTTGGAGAGGAGCTATTACTAGAATTTGATCAGCTGAATACGGAAAACATGACTATTTCGATAGCTGATGTTTTAGGTAATATTGTTTTTGTAGAGTCTGTGCCTGTTAACAGTATTATGCACACACACAAAATAAATACGAAGATGCTCTTAGAAGGGGTCTACCTAGTTCGTGCTATAATGGATGATGGAGCAACCATTGTAATAAAGGTTGCTAAAAGCAAATAA